In Paraburkholderia flagellata, a genomic segment contains:
- a CDS encoding hybrid sensor histidine kinase/response regulator encodes MSDDELSRRSLLDLFQEEAAAQTRTLSAGLLALESAPEDAATLEACMRATHSLKGAARIVGLPEAVEVASAMEDCFVAAQRGELRVDAARIDALLVGIDLLIAAGDVSATPLSSEAVEAFVARLQGGVQPSAADAAASVRAPEADDLAALAASLRLPEPEHDAVASADVEPAVLARPAQPRAADAERMLRVRAGTLDRLLGFAGESLVESRRMRPFADGLLRTRRAQGDVLAALGQFQERHADALDADARAALAGIRDAMASLDHQLSERFDDIDRIDRRGTQLAQHLYDEALQCRMRPFGDTAHTYPRIVRDLARSLGKRVRFAIAGESTQVDRDILEMLDAPLGHLLRNALDHGIEDSETRRRAGKPEEASLTLEARHSAGKLLIAVADDGAGIDLDALRANIVARSLAQREAVAAMSDAELFDFLLLPGFSLRDTVTDVSGRGVGLDAVQNFAKAVRGTVRIESAAGQGTRFVLQLPLTLSVVRSLIVEVAGEAYGFPLAHVRRALSVPRSTIEMLEGQQHIAFEGRPVGLVTARQLLGAGAEPTATEDLNVVLVGSEAGLYGVAVDRFAGERTLAVQPLDTRLGKVRNVSAAALLDDGEVALIVDVEDIVTSVGRLVRDGQLAGVARGGAQEGARARKRVLVVEDSLTVRELERKLLEKRGYDVTVAVDGMDGWNTLRNAHFDLVITDVDMPRMDGIELVTMIKSDAMHRSVPVMIVSYKDREDDRRRGLDAGADYYLTKGSFHDEALLDAVNDLIGESTG; translated from the coding sequence ATGAGCGACGACGAACTGAGCCGCCGCTCGCTGCTCGACCTCTTCCAGGAAGAGGCCGCGGCGCAGACGCGCACGCTTTCCGCGGGCCTGCTCGCGCTCGAATCCGCTCCCGAGGATGCCGCGACGCTCGAAGCCTGCATGCGCGCCACGCACTCGCTCAAGGGCGCGGCGCGCATTGTCGGACTGCCCGAGGCGGTCGAGGTGGCGAGCGCGATGGAGGATTGCTTCGTGGCCGCGCAGCGCGGCGAGTTGCGCGTTGACGCGGCGCGCATCGATGCACTGCTCGTAGGCATCGATTTGCTGATTGCGGCGGGCGACGTCTCGGCAACGCCGCTTTCGAGCGAAGCGGTCGAGGCGTTCGTTGCGCGCCTGCAGGGCGGTGTGCAGCCCAGCGCGGCCGACGCTGCCGCGAGCGTGCGTGCCCCAGAGGCCGATGACCTCGCCGCTCTGGCGGCGTCGCTGCGTCTGCCCGAGCCGGAGCATGACGCCGTGGCGTCCGCCGACGTCGAGCCTGCCGTATTGGCGCGCCCCGCGCAGCCCCGTGCAGCCGACGCCGAACGCATGCTGCGCGTGCGCGCCGGCACGCTCGACCGCTTGCTCGGTTTCGCAGGTGAATCGCTGGTGGAGTCGCGCCGCATGCGGCCGTTCGCCGATGGTCTTTTGCGCACACGCCGCGCGCAAGGCGACGTGCTCGCGGCGCTGGGACAGTTCCAGGAACGCCACGCCGATGCGCTCGACGCCGATGCACGCGCTGCGCTCGCCGGCATTCGCGACGCGATGGCGTCGCTGGATCATCAGCTATCCGAACGATTCGACGATATCGACCGCATTGACCGGCGCGGCACGCAACTCGCGCAGCATCTTTACGACGAGGCCCTGCAATGCCGCATGCGGCCATTCGGCGACACGGCGCACACGTATCCGCGCATCGTGCGCGACCTTGCGCGCTCGCTCGGCAAGCGCGTGCGTTTCGCGATTGCCGGCGAGTCTACCCAGGTCGATCGCGACATCCTCGAGATGCTCGACGCGCCGCTCGGCCACCTGCTGCGCAATGCGCTCGATCACGGTATCGAGGACTCCGAAACGAGACGGCGCGCTGGCAAGCCCGAAGAGGCAAGCCTCACGCTCGAAGCGCGTCATAGCGCGGGCAAACTGCTGATCGCCGTGGCCGACGACGGCGCAGGCATCGATCTGGACGCACTGCGCGCGAACATCGTCGCGCGCTCGCTCGCGCAGCGCGAGGCCGTTGCCGCGATGTCCGACGCCGAGTTGTTCGACTTCCTGCTGCTGCCGGGCTTCTCGCTGCGCGACACCGTAACCGACGTGTCGGGCCGCGGCGTAGGCCTCGACGCCGTGCAGAACTTCGCGAAGGCCGTGCGCGGCACGGTGCGCATCGAGAGCGCGGCGGGGCAGGGCACGCGCTTCGTGCTGCAGTTGCCGCTCACGCTCTCGGTGGTGCGCAGCCTCATCGTCGAGGTCGCGGGCGAAGCCTATGGGTTTCCGCTCGCGCACGTGCGCCGCGCGCTCAGCGTGCCGCGCAGCACGATCGAGATGCTCGAAGGCCAGCAGCACATTGCCTTCGAAGGGCGGCCCGTGGGACTCGTGACCGCGCGTCAATTGCTCGGCGCAGGCGCCGAGCCCACGGCCACGGAAGACCTGAACGTGGTGCTGGTGGGCAGCGAAGCGGGTCTTTATGGCGTGGCCGTGGACCGCTTCGCAGGCGAGCGCACGCTCGCCGTGCAGCCGCTCGACACCCGTCTGGGCAAGGTGCGCAACGTGTCGGCCGCGGCGTTGCTCGACGACGGCGAGGTTGCGCTGATCGTCGACGTGGAGGACATCGTGACGTCGGTTGGGCGTCTCGTGCGCGACGGCCAGCTTGCGGGCGTGGCGCGCGGCGGGGCACAGGAAGGGGCCCGCGCACGCAAGCGCGTTCTCGTTGTCGAGGACTCCTTGACGGTGCGTGAGCTGGAGCGCAAGCTGCTCGAAAAGCGCGGCTATGACGTGACAGTGGCGGTGGACGGCATGGACGGCTGGAACACCTTGCGCAACGCGCACTTCGACCTCGTGATCACCGACGTCGACATGCCGCGCATGGACGGCATCGAACTCGTCACGATGATCAAGAGCGACGCGATGCATCGCAGCGTGCCGGTGATGATCGTCTCGTACAAGGATCGTGAAGACGACCGGCGGCGCGGCCTCGACGCGGGCGCCGACTACTATCTGACCAAGGGCAGCTTCCACGACGAAGCGCTGCTCGACGCCGTGAACGACCTGATCGGAGAGTCGACGGGATGA
- a CDS encoding chemotaxis protein CheW → MPERDFTEDPVLAAQPLDPCWKTIGTLGDNSCPRLETCVRCLNCAVFEEAAARMLDRPAPLVSSALAPERAPEPAGAPTRHEGSLVFRVGSEWLALPATALRQVDEARAIHTLPHRRSAAVLGVVNVRGVLTLAVSLAALLRIETAGAQARAATPRLLVTEWAGATTAFPVDAVEGVTSFGADALLPAPATLAQSAGRHVRGVTHWRGRSVGVLDADGLFDALARSLR, encoded by the coding sequence ATGCCTGAGCGCGATTTCACGGAGGACCCGGTGCTCGCAGCGCAACCGCTCGACCCATGCTGGAAAACCATCGGCACGCTCGGCGACAACTCGTGCCCGCGCCTTGAAACGTGCGTGCGTTGCCTGAATTGCGCGGTTTTCGAGGAAGCGGCGGCGCGCATGCTCGACCGGCCCGCACCGCTTGTGTCATCCGCGCTTGCGCCCGAACGCGCGCCTGAGCCTGCCGGAGCGCCGACGCGCCACGAAGGCTCGCTCGTGTTTCGCGTGGGCAGCGAATGGCTCGCGCTGCCCGCTACCGCGCTGCGCCAGGTGGACGAAGCGCGCGCCATCCACACGTTGCCACACCGGCGCAGCGCCGCTGTGCTGGGCGTCGTGAACGTGCGCGGCGTGCTCACGCTCGCGGTATCGTTGGCGGCGCTTTTGCGTATCGAAACCGCCGGCGCGCAAGCGCGCGCCGCCACGCCGCGCCTGCTCGTGACCGAATGGGCGGGCGCGACGACGGCGTTTCCCGTCGATGCCGTGGAGGGCGTGACGAGCTTCGGCGCCGACGCGCTCCTGCCTGCGCCCGCCACGCTCGCGCAATCGGCCGGGCGGCATGTGCGCGGCGTGACGCACTGGCGCGGGCGTTCGGTGGGCGTGCTCGACGCTGACGGGCTGTTCGATGCGCTTGCAAGGAGTTTGCGATGA
- a CDS encoding TetR/AcrR family transcriptional regulator, translating to MARPAASAERNDAQSESRRKYDPEQTKRNILEVATAEFSAMGLAGARVDAIAERTNTTKRMLYYYFGSKEGLYEAVLDKVYGDIRALELDLHIDELDPTEGLRRLVEFTFDYHDRHRDFVRLVTIENIHGAKYIERLKTFRSRNASAIRTIEDLLARGVASGAFRDDIDPIDLHLLISSMCFHRVGNRHTFGAAFGRDPSHPRLRARHREMVVDATLRFVKK from the coding sequence ATGGCAAGACCGGCGGCTTCGGCCGAACGCAACGATGCTCAATCCGAAAGCCGGCGCAAGTACGATCCCGAGCAGACCAAACGCAATATCCTCGAAGTCGCGACCGCCGAATTCTCGGCAATGGGCCTCGCGGGCGCGCGCGTAGACGCGATCGCCGAGCGCACCAACACCACCAAGCGCATGCTGTACTACTACTTCGGCAGCAAGGAAGGGTTGTACGAAGCGGTGCTCGACAAGGTCTACGGCGACATCCGCGCGCTCGAACTGGACCTGCACATCGACGAGCTGGACCCCACGGAGGGCCTGCGGCGTCTCGTCGAATTCACCTTCGACTATCACGACCGCCATCGCGACTTCGTGCGCCTCGTGACCATCGAGAACATTCACGGCGCCAAGTACATCGAGCGTCTGAAAACCTTCCGCAGCCGCAATGCCAGCGCGATCCGCACGATCGAGGACCTGCTCGCGCGCGGCGTGGCGAGCGGCGCGTTCCGCGACGACATCGATCCTATCGACTTGCACCTGCTCATCAGCTCGATGTGCTTTCACCGTGTAGGCAACCGCCACACGTTCGGCGCGGCGTTCGGGCGCGACCCGTCGCATCCGCGCCTGCGCGCGCGCCATCGCGAGATGGTCGTCGATGCCACGTTGCGCTTCGTGAAGAAGTAA
- a CDS encoding shikimate dehydrogenase — protein sequence MSAQNHAGTNALGARATAQSFLCGLIGSGIGGSLTPAMQEQEGRELGFNYVYRRIDLEALKLTPAALPELLLAAERMGFDGLNITYPCKQAVIELLDELSDDARALGAVNTVLFRDGKRIGHNTDWSGFARAFQRGLPDVSLEAVVQLGAGGAGAAVAHAALQMGAQALTLFDVDASRAESLASELQARFPAARVSAGGDLREVLQHATGLIHATPTGMAKLPGMPLPAEYLHERLWVADIVYFPIRTALLEAAEARGCRTLSGGGMAVYQAVDAFRLFTGVEPDAERMYAHLQSMLAANAGE from the coding sequence ATGAGCGCCCAGAACCACGCCGGAACGAACGCGCTGGGCGCGCGCGCAACCGCTCAATCGTTTCTCTGCGGACTGATCGGCTCGGGCATCGGCGGTTCACTCACGCCCGCGATGCAGGAGCAGGAAGGCCGCGAACTCGGCTTCAACTATGTGTACCGTCGCATCGACCTCGAAGCGCTGAAGCTCACGCCCGCCGCGCTGCCTGAGCTGTTGCTCGCTGCCGAGCGCATGGGTTTCGACGGCCTGAACATCACGTATCCGTGCAAGCAGGCTGTGATCGAACTGCTCGACGAACTCTCCGACGACGCCCGCGCGCTCGGCGCCGTGAACACGGTGTTGTTCCGCGACGGCAAGCGCATCGGCCACAACACCGACTGGTCGGGTTTCGCGCGCGCGTTCCAGCGCGGCCTGCCCGACGTCTCGCTCGAAGCGGTGGTGCAACTGGGCGCGGGAGGCGCGGGCGCCGCGGTCGCACACGCGGCGCTGCAGATGGGCGCCCAGGCGCTCACGCTGTTCGACGTGGATGCATCGCGCGCCGAATCGCTCGCCAGCGAGTTGCAGGCGCGCTTCCCGGCGGCGCGTGTGAGCGCGGGCGGCGACTTGCGCGAAGTGCTCCAGCACGCCACGGGCCTCATCCACGCCACGCCCACCGGCATGGCGAAGCTGCCCGGCATGCCGTTGCCCGCGGAATATCTGCACGAGCGGCTGTGGGTGGCTGACATCGTCTATTTCCCGATCCGCACGGCGCTGCTCGAAGCGGCTGAGGCGCGCGGCTGCCGCACGCTCAGCGGCGGCGGCATGGCGGTGTACCAGGCAGTGGATGCGTTCCGGCTGTTCACGGGTGTCGAGCCCGACGCGGAACGCATGTATGCGCATCTGCAATCCATGCTCGCCGCCAACGCCGGCGAATAA
- a CDS encoding MFS transporter, whose translation MRRSKARYRILGLLAVGTMINYLDRTVLGIAAPQLTKELGINAALMGLVFSAFSWSYVVAQIPGGVFLDRFGSKFTYWLSMTLWSMCTLAQGFISGVGALFACRLGLGAAESPCFPTNSRVVATWFPQSERAFATGTYTVGEYIGLAFFSPFLFALMGAYGWRSLFYVVGGVGIAFGAVWWFFYREPHEHPAANRAELDYIEAGGGLARHERKAGAQAAAEKKQGFDWRMAGQLVRRRQLAGICLGQFAGNSTLVFFLTWFPTYLATERHMGWLKIGFFAIMPFIAASIGVMFGGTFSDWMLRRGISANVARKFPIIAGLLLASTIILANFVESNVAVIAILSVAFFAQGMAALGWTLVSDIAPAGMLGLTGGIFNLAANLAGIITPLVVGLIVSVTGSFVWALVFIGVIALIGAASYIFIVGDIKRIEL comes from the coding sequence ATGCGCCGCTCGAAGGCGCGCTATCGCATCCTGGGCCTGCTGGCCGTCGGCACGATGATCAATTACCTCGATCGCACCGTGCTCGGCATTGCAGCGCCGCAGCTGACCAAGGAACTGGGCATCAACGCGGCGCTCATGGGGCTCGTGTTCTCGGCGTTCTCCTGGAGCTACGTTGTCGCGCAGATTCCGGGCGGCGTGTTTCTCGACCGCTTCGGCAGCAAGTTCACCTACTGGCTTTCGATGACGCTCTGGTCGATGTGCACGCTCGCGCAGGGCTTCATCAGCGGCGTGGGCGCGTTGTTCGCGTGCCGCCTGGGCCTTGGCGCGGCGGAGTCGCCGTGCTTCCCGACCAACAGCCGCGTGGTCGCCACGTGGTTCCCGCAAAGCGAGCGCGCGTTCGCCACGGGCACCTATACGGTGGGCGAGTACATCGGCCTCGCGTTCTTTAGCCCCTTCCTCTTCGCGCTGATGGGCGCTTACGGTTGGCGCTCGCTGTTCTACGTGGTGGGCGGCGTGGGGATCGCGTTCGGTGCTGTGTGGTGGTTCTTTTATCGCGAGCCGCATGAACATCCCGCGGCCAACCGCGCCGAGCTCGATTACATCGAGGCGGGCGGTGGTCTGGCTCGCCACGAGCGCAAGGCCGGCGCACAAGCCGCGGCCGAGAAAAAACAGGGCTTCGACTGGCGCATGGCCGGTCAACTGGTGCGCCGCCGTCAGCTCGCGGGCATCTGCCTCGGACAGTTCGCGGGCAACTCCACGCTCGTGTTCTTCCTCACGTGGTTCCCGACCTATCTCGCCACCGAGCGCCATATGGGCTGGCTCAAGATCGGCTTCTTCGCGATCATGCCGTTCATTGCCGCGTCGATTGGCGTGATGTTCGGCGGCACGTTCTCGGACTGGATGCTGCGTCGCGGCATCTCGGCCAACGTGGCGCGCAAGTTCCCGATCATCGCCGGTCTGCTGCTCGCCTCAACCATCATTCTCGCGAACTTCGTGGAGAGCAACGTGGCCGTGATCGCGATCCTCTCGGTGGCGTTCTTCGCGCAAGGGATGGCCGCGCTTGGCTGGACGCTCGTTTCGGATATCGCGCCGGCTGGCATGCTTGGGCTCACGGGCGGGATCTTCAACCTTGCAGCCAATCTCGCGGGCATCATCACGCCACTGGTCGTGGGGCTGATCGTCAGCGTAACGGGCTCGTTTGTTTGGGCGCTCGTGTTCATCGGGGTGATCGCGCTGATCGGCGCGGCCTCGTATATCTTCATCGTGGGCGATATCAAGCGTATCGAGCTGTAA
- a CDS encoding chemotaxis protein CheW, whose product MLFLVFELDGERYALEAREIAHVLPLAPVRAFPGTPAYIAGVIDYEGAPVPVVDLPMLALGRPARALMSTRLVLVYDRGDDAGATASGAPPRRLALLLEGATRTQSIAPERFAEGGIATPEARWLGPVAPDERGFVQWVKVAHLLDARVRALLFPEPPTWQGAP is encoded by the coding sequence ATGCTCTTCCTGGTGTTCGAACTGGACGGCGAGCGTTACGCGCTCGAGGCCCGCGAGATCGCGCATGTGCTGCCGCTGGCTCCCGTGCGCGCGTTTCCGGGCACGCCCGCGTATATCGCCGGCGTGATCGATTACGAGGGCGCGCCGGTGCCCGTGGTCGACCTGCCGATGCTCGCGCTCGGACGGCCCGCACGCGCGCTCATGTCCACGCGGCTCGTGCTCGTGTACGACCGTGGCGATGACGCTGGCGCGACGGCATCCGGCGCACCGCCGCGCCGCCTCGCGTTGCTGCTCGAAGGCGCGACGCGCACGCAGTCGATCGCGCCCGAGCGTTTCGCCGAAGGCGGCATCGCCACGCCTGAGGCGCGCTGGCTTGGCCCCGTCGCGCCCGACGAGCGCGGTTTCGTGCAGTGGGTGAAAGTCGCCCATCTGCTCGACGCGCGCGTGCGCGCGCTGCTCTTTCCCGAGCCGCCCACGTGGCAAGGCGCACCATGA
- a CDS encoding CheR family methyltransferase: protein MRQADPRFAAWLLEETGIDAESLGANALARAVGARAAVTVEVAADLHPAETRKEWMSGAALPEWAREAYWQRLTTMPAERQALIDALVVPETWFFREREAFAALARLGAKRLAAQPGEVLRVLSAPCSSGEEPYSAAMALLDAGLTHEQFAIDAIDISGQSITAAARGVYGRNAFRGDGLAFRERYFEATPDGWRISATVRRAVTFERANLFDWLAPHPVRYDFIFCRNVLIYFDRAAQDRAIDLVRARLTTGGMIFVGPAETGLMMRHEMVSAYIPLAFGFRTPEPGATVDHHPASPAAAVPPALTPLPVIAATAAASAFASAPVFTPLDAPVAAAARRTAPPRLSLRPLHGAPAPRAAAVVRAPAPGAESTGSTPEAALADARRLADAGALDEAERLAAQAAKALAQNAGTWYLLGLIADAQGRAAEALAHYRKAIYLEPSHYEALTHLAALLEVQGDGDGARRLMRRAQRAAQEMARRGAADAGGTHA from the coding sequence ATGAGACAGGCCGACCCGCGCTTTGCCGCATGGCTGCTCGAAGAAACCGGTATCGACGCCGAATCGCTGGGCGCCAACGCGCTCGCGCGCGCGGTGGGCGCACGGGCGGCGGTGACGGTCGAGGTCGCGGCGGATCTGCATCCGGCCGAAACGCGCAAGGAGTGGATGAGCGGCGCCGCGCTGCCCGAATGGGCGCGCGAAGCGTACTGGCAGCGTCTCACGACCATGCCCGCCGAGCGTCAGGCGCTGATCGACGCGCTGGTGGTGCCCGAGACCTGGTTTTTTCGCGAGCGCGAGGCCTTCGCCGCGCTCGCGCGCCTTGGCGCGAAGCGGTTGGCCGCGCAGCCGGGCGAAGTGCTGCGCGTGCTGAGCGCACCGTGTTCGAGCGGCGAGGAACCGTACTCGGCCGCAATGGCACTGCTCGACGCGGGGCTCACACACGAGCAGTTCGCCATCGACGCGATCGATATCAGCGGGCAGTCCATCACGGCGGCCGCGCGCGGCGTGTACGGCCGCAATGCGTTTCGCGGCGACGGCCTCGCGTTTCGCGAGCGCTACTTCGAGGCGACGCCCGACGGATGGCGTATCTCCGCGACGGTGCGGCGCGCCGTGACGTTCGAGCGCGCGAACCTGTTCGATTGGCTCGCACCGCACCCGGTGCGCTACGACTTCATTTTCTGCCGCAACGTGCTGATCTATTTCGACCGCGCCGCGCAGGACCGCGCGATCGACCTCGTGCGTGCGCGCCTCACGACGGGTGGCATGATCTTCGTCGGACCGGCGGAAACCGGGCTGATGATGCGGCACGAGATGGTGTCCGCCTATATTCCGCTCGCGTTCGGTTTTCGCACGCCTGAACCCGGCGCAACGGTGGATCATCATCCGGCGAGCCCGGCGGCGGCGGTGCCGCCTGCGCTCACGCCACTGCCGGTGATCGCGGCCACGGCAGCGGCGAGCGCATTCGCCAGCGCACCGGTGTTCACGCCGCTAGACGCGCCCGTAGCCGCGGCGGCGCGCCGGACCGCGCCGCCGCGGCTCTCGCTGCGGCCCTTGCACGGTGCGCCGGCTCCGCGCGCCGCCGCCGTGGTGCGCGCGCCGGCTCCGGGCGCGGAGTCGACCGGCTCCACGCCCGAAGCCGCGCTCGCCGACGCACGGCGCCTCGCCGATGCAGGCGCGCTCGACGAAGCCGAACGGCTCGCCGCGCAAGCGGCGAAGGCGCTGGCGCAGAACGCGGGCACCTGGTATCTGTTGGGCCTGATCGCCGATGCGCAGGGCCGTGCCGCCGAAGCGCTCGCGCACTATCGCAAGGCCATCTATCTGGAGCCTTCGCACTACGAAGCGCTCACGCATCTGGCGGCGCTGCTCGAAGTGCAGGGCGATGGCGACGGTGCCCGCCGCCTGATGCGCCGGGCGCAGCGCGCGGCGCAGGAAATGGCGCGGCGCGGCGCAGCGGACGCAGGAGGCACGCATGCCTGA
- a CDS encoding methyl-accepting chemotaxis protein codes for MSTAMPRSGQAGLPRQTQGRYTLGTRIVLSFGLLFVLMLAMAAVSWDRLRAIDSEAMSLTHDSVPGLFYATSLRAAANQTYSLVERAAFVDADPESIARDVAALPAAMAQVDENARQYERSLFRADDRERFQRFRDAYAHYLPMAKAVASQLPASRPAAQAAFMQIGPAWQDVIATANALVDENRQQADESAQTIRNSVTGTEITLATALGVVLIAALATGYALYRAITVPMARLVEVHDSMRTGNLSQRLALNRGDEFGVLEDGFNRMSDELASLVAQAQKSSLQVTTSVAEVAATSKEQQATASETAATTTEIGATSREIFATARDLVRTMSEVATVAEQSAGLASTSQSGLTHMEDTMRSVMEAAGSVNAKLAILNEKAVSINQVVATITKVADQTNLLSLNAAIEAEKAGEYGRGFSVVATEIRRLADQTAVATYDIEQTVKEIQSAVSAGVMGMDKFAEEVRRGMHDVQAVGAQLSQIIGAVQTLAPRFQVVNDGMQAQATSAEQITQALTQLSEAAQQTAESLRQSSQAIDNLTLVANELRTGVSRFRIEA; via the coding sequence ATGAGCACCGCCATGCCCCGTTCCGGCCAAGCCGGCCTGCCGCGACAAACCCAGGGTCGCTACACCCTCGGCACACGCATCGTGCTCAGTTTTGGCTTGCTGTTCGTGCTGATGCTCGCGATGGCCGCCGTCTCCTGGGACCGCCTGCGCGCCATCGACAGCGAAGCGATGAGCCTCACGCACGATTCGGTGCCGGGCCTGTTCTACGCGACCTCGCTGCGCGCGGCGGCCAACCAGACGTATAGCCTCGTGGAGCGCGCGGCCTTTGTCGACGCCGATCCCGAAAGCATTGCACGCGATGTTGCCGCGCTGCCCGCGGCCATGGCGCAGGTGGACGAGAACGCGCGGCAGTACGAGCGCTCGCTCTTTCGCGCCGACGACCGTGAGCGATTCCAGCGGTTTCGCGACGCCTACGCGCACTATCTGCCAATGGCGAAGGCCGTGGCAAGTCAACTGCCCGCATCGCGCCCGGCAGCGCAGGCCGCGTTCATGCAAATCGGGCCCGCGTGGCAGGACGTGATCGCCACGGCCAATGCGCTCGTCGACGAGAACCGTCAGCAGGCCGATGAATCCGCGCAGACCATTCGCAATTCGGTCACGGGCACGGAAATCACGCTCGCCACGGCGCTCGGCGTCGTGCTGATCGCCGCGCTCGCTACGGGCTACGCGCTTTATCGCGCGATCACGGTGCCGATGGCGCGGCTCGTGGAGGTGCACGACTCCATGCGCACCGGCAACCTCTCGCAGCGCCTCGCGTTGAACCGCGGCGACGAATTCGGCGTCCTGGAGGACGGCTTCAACCGCATGAGCGACGAACTGGCGAGCCTCGTGGCCCAGGCGCAGAAGTCGTCGCTGCAGGTCACGACGTCCGTGGCCGAAGTGGCCGCGACCTCTAAGGAACAGCAGGCCACGGCGAGCGAGACGGCGGCCACGACGACCGAGATCGGCGCGACCTCGCGCGAGATTTTCGCCACGGCGCGCGACCTCGTGCGCACCATGAGCGAGGTGGCGACGGTGGCCGAGCAGTCGGCCGGGCTCGCCAGCACGAGCCAGAGCGGCCTCACGCACATGGAAGACACCATGCGCAGCGTGATGGAGGCGGCGGGGTCGGTGAACGCGAAGCTCGCCATCCTCAACGAGAAGGCCGTCAGCATCAATCAGGTCGTGGCGACGATCACGAAGGTGGCCGACCAGACCAATCTGCTTTCGCTGAACGCGGCGATCGAAGCGGAGAAGGCGGGCGAGTACGGGCGCGGCTTCTCGGTGGTCGCCACCGAGATCCGGCGCCTCGCCGACCAGACGGCGGTGGCGACCTACGACATCGAGCAGACCGTGAAGGAGATCCAGTCGGCGGTGTCGGCGGGCGTGATGGGCATGGACAAGTTCGCGGAAGAAGTGCGGCGCGGCATGCACGACGTGCAGGCCGTGGGCGCGCAGCTTTCGCAGATCATCGGCGCGGTGCAGACGCTCGCGCCGCGCTTCCAGGTCGTGAACGACGGCATGCAGGCGCAGGCCACGAGCGCCGAGCAGATCACCCAGGCGCTCACGCAGCTTTCCGAAGCCGCCCAGCAGACGGCGGAGTCGCTGCGCCAGTCGTCGCAGGCCATCGACAATCTCACGCTCGTCGCCAACGAACTGCGCACCGGCGTGTCGCGGTTCAGGATCGAGGCGTGA